One genomic region from Henningerozyma blattae CBS 6284 chromosome 2, complete genome encodes:
- the TBLA0B00140 gene encoding uncharacterized protein (Ty like retrotransposon) → MVGYDFDHRGYRIYHTESGKIFVSKQVVFDEKMFPLESTSAVELSHKFATNTLGGIPSYPDQGSSISVPRSIVNPPTILSNNNNNDNTSVMSFTNSNDNTSVMSSTNNNDNTSVVSSTNNNVNPSTMSSNNDNALTIVSNINNNDNNTLIVSSNNNNDNSLGQIFDDMDIDEPENTSQESPNPLLNEWMMRMQSAVVDLHNESEHMNSSFHDSVKQLAHRVDTALRTISENSPS, encoded by the coding sequence ATGGTTGGGTATGACTTCGATCATAGGGGGTACCGTATTTATCACACAGAAAGtggaaaaatttttgtCTCAAAACAAGTAGTATTTGATGAAAAGATGTTTCCACTAGAATCAACATCAGCTGTAGAATTGTCCCATAAATTTGCTACCAATACATTAGGGGGCATTCCTTCATATCCTGATCAAGGTTCATCTATTAGTGTACCTCGTTCTATCGTTAATCCTCCAACTATATTGTctaacaacaataataatgataatacttCGGTTATGTCTTTTACTAATAGCAATGATAATACGTCAGTTATGTCTTCTACTAATAACAATGATAATACTTCAGTTGTGTCTTCTACCAACAATAACGTTAATCCTTCAACTATGtcttctaataatgataatgctTTAACTATagtttctaatattaacaataatgataataatactttaatTGTCTCTtccaataacaataatgataattctcTAGGTCAGATATTTGATGATATGGATATAGATGAACCTGAAAACACAAGCCAAGAATCACCTAACCCTCTATTAAACGAATGGATGATGAGGATGCAAAGTGCAGTCGTGGATTTACACAATGAAAGTGAACATATGAACTCGTCGTTTCATGACTCAGTCAAACAATTGGCACATAGAGTAGATACAGCTCTTAGAACAATTTCTGAGAATTCCCCTTCATAA
- the SIN4 gene encoding Sin4p (similar to Saccharomyces cerevisiae SIN4 (YNL236W); ancestral locus Anc_2.8), with the protein MNILSSSSVSWSKIGLIAYADNVSTEGNLSITFLETINGLNWRFHEPQKYCIHPHLHETQFHSSSNVFVGGSHGPNSVNSGNTIPASTGQTSTPSILGSLPVSNNASKSSSHHFFYSISSVYWNNWFNLPGDMLAVCDELGNMTMLILGQSPQGPVTIDKLTMLFQDNVYKLHNQLLPLQQVNEKSDKIERKETKKEYQTTILDFSWFSSSKPIISSQFCVLDSSTDLYKNKVQQIQPYGVFYPPSMKYGCLAVRKNGQVDFWYQFSNSKNHKKITTHLLNAQNKETNELDWLQFAKITPMNEDQCILITTFSRISKRLTFYKLHVNWNINPTNPTIINNPSLRVYHLLETTVDSINEEGNPIELTDLYILSRPSSEKEPPLEVLLIFENLEDSTSIIKRYRLTKSKVSKDFLKMLNIDINNIQDQNSNTVLNHTNNTSTNNNNNMNNNYTNMLSSKRYTLTFFDKIKLEKRVVSISSKNLYEFITIYFEDGTIKTYSHNEWKLESDKLKNQNNLGKYRNILTSVISCGFQFPKTFHSSSLEWMIISPSMTGAIVKLKKRQTPNYFAIETDVSDGERDRLTATAYAFGFVSSTHRQLSSEDLSISCKTHLMKINEVNNERAHEFVTSLMTSIYSFFNMTPDAPKDILDKMISSRPVQKTILLQLELSNGLKQTNIYEMSRSIMSLRNVLFAFNGVARNLQFAIEQINSNSISHSNGKLFQAIFTKQDLIHSLIPIAKWFIKFVTYLIQGAILMINDNNSKSNTLVLGILGAKIPRTIMISILSEINKVIQLITKYPETTFPILDESSNFLRMIILESPINLEDLERLLIDVNTSLIKFTEHKPYFIKNPRLLVTSAVLEGDKDVENYLLSLVKNTFLKDDTTSNIFFSDTNGLRITNDVFFQKELLQSLQPLSKGLVVDQEILPNKFQDSKSISILTYDSISYEEFTLDEIQGKKLKRCCRCGSITRAGYTIFPSRAVIATSIQTKRWPTMYSRVCICSGYLYELDTYTPTGMTPSNAIATPLLNNTNQNSNSELDLNSGDNSNNTHLHSSTHHHHNQSHHPMEGIVSTNTNTPAPTMI; encoded by the coding sequence ATGAATATactttcatcatcatctgtTTCATGGTCTAAAATCGGATTAATTGCATATGCCGATAACGTTTCAACTGAAGGAAACCTTTCTATTACTTTTTTAGAGACTATTAATGGTTTAAATTGGCGTTTTCATGAACCTCAGAAATATTGTATTCATCCACATCTTCATGAAACGCAATTCCATTCTAGTTCGAACGTATTTGTTGGTGGATCTCATGGCCCAAATTCTGTAAATTCTGGTAATACCATTCCTGCTAGCACAGGACAAACTAGTACACCAAGTATATTAGGCAGTTTGCCAGTATCCAACAATGCTTCCAAGAGTAGTTCCcaccattttttttatagcATTTCATCTGTTTATTGGAATAATTGGTTTAATTTACCAGGTGATATGTTGGCAGTATGTGATGAATTAGGTAATATGACAATGCTAATATTAGGACAAAGCCCTCAAGGTCCTGTAACTATTGACAAATTAACCATGTTATTCCAAGACAATGTTTACAAATTACATAATCAATTACTTCCATTACAACAAGTGAATGAAAAATCAGATAAAATTGAACGAAAAGAAACAAAGAAAGAATATCAAACTACAATTTTAGACTTTTCATGGTTTAGTTCTTCGAAACCGATAATATCTTCACAATTTTGTGTTTTAGATAGTAGTACTGATTTGTATAAGAATAAAGTACAGCAAATCCAACCATATGGTGTATTTTATCCACCATCAATGAAATATGGATGTTTAGCAGTGCGTAAAAATGGTCAAGTTGATTTTTGGTAtcaattttctaattctaaaaacCATAAGAAGATCACTACACATCTTTTAAATGCtcaaaataaagaaactaATGAATTAGATTGGTTACAATTTGCCAAGATTACACCTATGAACGAAGATCAATGTATATTAATAACTACATTTTCGAGAATCTCCAAAAGATTAACGTTTTATAAATTACATGTCAATTGGAACATTAATCCAACCAATCCAactattataaataatccaTCGTTGAGAGTATACCATCTTTTAGAAACTACTGTTGATTCAATCAATGAAGAAGGGAATCCAATAGAATTGACTGatctttatatattatccCGACCATCTAGTGAGAAGGAACCACCTTTAGAGGTCTTATTAATCTTTGAAAATCTTGAAGATTCTACTTCGATAATTAAACGATATCGTTTAACAAAGAGTAAAGTATCcaaagattttttaaagatgcTAAAcattgatattaataatattcaagatCAAAATAGTAATACAGTTTTGAATcatactaataatacttcaactaataataataataatatgaataataactATACCAACATGTTATCTAGCAAAAGATATACTTTGacattttttgataaaattaaattagagAAACGTGTagtttcaatttcatcaaaaaatctttatgaatttataactatttattttgaagaCGGTACTATTAAAACATATAGTCACAATGAATGGAAATTAGAAAGtgataaattaaagaatcaaaataatttaggTAAATATCGTAATATATTAACATCAGTTATTAGTTGTGGATTCCAATTTCCTAAAACATTCcattcatcatcattagaATGGATGATAATTTCACCATCAATGACAGGTGCTATTgtcaaattaaaaaaaaggcaAACTCCTAATTATTTTGCCATTGAAACAGATGTATCTGATGGTGAAAGAGATAGATTAACTGCCACAGCATATGCATTTGGATTTGTATCAAGTACTCATCGACAACTATCATCGGAAGATTTATCCATTTCATGTAAAActcatttaatgaaaataaatgaagTTAACAATGAGAGAGCTCACGAATTTGTAACAAGTTTGATGACCtcaatttattcatttttcaacatGACACCTGACGCACCAAAGGATATATTAGATAAAATGATTTCAAGTAGACCTGTTCAGAAGACcatattattacaattagaattatcGAATGGATTAAAGCAAACTAACATTTATGAGATGTCCAGATCAATAATGAGTTTAAGAAATGTATTATTCGCGTTTAATGGTGTGGCAAGAAATTTACAATTTGCTATTGAACaaattaatagtaatagtatATCACATTCCAATggtaaattatttcaagCTATCTTTACCAAACAAGATTTAATCCATTCTTTAATTCCCATAGCCAAATGGTTTATCAAATTTGTTACATATTTAATCCAAGGAGCCATATTGAtgattaatgataataatagtaaatcAAATACTTTAGTGTTGGGTATCCTTGGTGCTAAGATTCCACGAACTATCATGATCTCCATCCTTtctgaaattaataaagtgattcaattaattacaaaatatcCTGAAACTACATTCCCCATTCTGGATGAATCATCTAATTTCCTAAGAATGATTATTTTAGAATCTCCAATCAATTTAGAAGATTTAGAGAGATTGTTAATTGATGTTAATACTTCATTGATTAAGTTTACAGAACATAAAccatattttattaaaaaccCTCGACTATTAGTTACATCTGCTGTCTTGGAAGGTGATAAAGATGtggaaaattatttattatctttggTTAAAAATACATTCTTGAAAGATGATACTACCtcgaatatttttttcagtgATACTAATGGCTTACGTATTACTAATGAtgtttttttccaaaaggAATTATTACAATCTTTACAACCACTTTCCAAGGGACTTGTAGTAGATCAAGAAATTTTACCAAACAAATTCCAAGACTCAAAATCAATCAGTATATTAACATACGATAGTATCTCCTATGAAGAATTTACATTAGATGAAATACAGgggaagaaattgaaaagatgTTGTCGATGTGGCAGTATCACACGTGCAGGGTATACCATATTTCCCAGCAGAGCAGTGATAGCTACAAGTATACAAACCAAGAGATGGCCCACGATGTATTCGCGGGTATGTATCTGTTCTGGATACTTGTATGAATTGGACACATACACACCAACTGGTATGACTCCATCAAATGCCATTGCTACTCCATTATTAAACAATacaaatcaaaattcaaatagtGAACTAGATTTAAACAGCGGAGACAACAGCAATAATACTCACCTTCATTCTTCAactcatcatcatcataatcAATCACACCACCCAATGGAAGGTATTGTATCTACCAACACCAATACACCTGCACCCACAATGATATAA
- the TBLA0B00160 gene encoding uncharacterized protein (similar to Saccharomyces cerevisiae YNL234W; ancestral locus Anc_2.9) — MKTPGSTYFKPSEVSQMAFLSEDEDTPYSDDDSSMSSLNSAQIWNTFNSNHNKNEINSNILVKPKIRTMSSSNSFKRNSINSINSSKFSLSRSTDNYTYNSSLLNTYKHMDNINAITKNLDSNMPNKNSHKLDSEIINTTTTTIISQDDCEISPSNSNNSFATNANDSISLNDNDSISNTTSANTTTNANTFHVNLNTKKNAKHIVRLKLSIQDKALLKQSWDSIINDDTTIYSHNIHHLQQGNSKLNRVQNTTTTTNADNCATDVSISGSLFCRQFYDNLVAMDRSVSVMFPTLKHQARAFAIVINKAINYLDDLSKLDDNLTLIGKRHSRIFGISTEMFELMGVALIDTLRDRLTYKFNSRLENLWSSLYIYLANAILQLGADPIIDNSENNNNDLSFIQPTMSNHLSDSLFLLQQPSHNSTSMANSISNLSLNNTKNQFISSDSSNLKKNIKVLLNCQ, encoded by the coding sequence ATGAAAACTCCCGGGAGTACATACTTCAAACCATCAGAAGTGTCTCAGATGGCGTTTTTATCTGAAGATGAAGACACTCCTTATagtgatgatgattctTCTATGAGTAGTTTAAATTCGGCCCAAATATGGAATACATTCAATTCaaatcataataaaaatgaaataaattcaaacatATTAGTTAAACCTAAAATACGTACCATGAGTTCTTCCAATTcctttaaaagaaatagtaTTAACAGCATAAATTCTTCGAAATTTTCGTTGAGTCGTTCAACCGACAACTATACTTACAATTCTTCTCTTTTAAATACATACAAACATATGGATAATATAAACGCAATTACCAAGAACTTGGATTCAAACATGCcgaataaaaattctcaTAAGTTAGATTCGGAAATCATAAACACAACCACAACTACTATCATAAGCCAAGATGATTGTGAAATCTCTCcttcaaattctaataatagttttGCTACAAATGCTAATGACTCGATTTCCcttaatgataatgattcaatttCTAATACTACTTCTGCTAATACCACAACAAATGCTAATACTTTCCatgtaaatttaaatacaaaaaaaaatgcaaaaCATATTGTTCGTTTGAAGCTAAGTATTCAAGATAAAGCATTATTGAAACAATCTTGGgattctattattaatgatgatactACGATTTATTCACATAATATCCATCATTTACAACAAGGTAATTCCAAATTAAACAGAGTTCAAAATACAACTACAACTACAAATGCAGATAACTGTGCAACAGACGTTTCTATTTCAGGTTCATTGTTTTGTAGACAATTTTATGATAATTTAGTCGCTATGGATAGATCTGTCAGTGTAATGTTCCCCACTTTAAAACACCAAGCAAGAGCATTTGCTATTGTTATAAATAAGGCtattaattatttggatgatttatctaaattagatgataatttaactttaattGGTAAAAGACATTCAAGAATCTTTGGGATATCAACTGAAATGTTCGAATTAATGGGTGTCGCATTAATAGATACTTTAAGAGATAGATTAACttataaattcaattcaagattagaaaatttatgGTCTTCTTTATACATTTATTTGGCAAATGCTATCTTACAACTGGGTGCAGATCcaattattgataattctgaaaataataataatgatttatctTTCATACAACCAACAATGTCAAATCACTTATCAGATTCATTGTTCCTTTTACAACAACCATCACATAATTCCACTTCTATGGcaaattcaatatcaaatttatctttaaataatacaaagAATCAATTCATTTCTTCAGATTCAAGcaatctaaaaaaaaatataaaagtaCTTCTCAACTgtcaatga
- the TBLA0B00170 gene encoding uncharacterized protein (similar to Saccharomyces cerevisiae BNI4 (YNL233W); ancestral locus Anc_2.10), producing the protein MIPKPSIINISESKLEDVGDASNFYLDTDPTMHHHATNFRNSIVFDDEFEIKNYKNSELESKLIEETITSEMTPSPSLNKLLDMLNDKTKYDQKTSIKILNNEDLTTQSTENQFLSPIDSKNQLSDENLSKSITEKSPQKELNKSFEIEEPLIESFRNPSIQPEESIKPNFPPRKTSQIKSRTRSSSTGNILTSNTHSESAINIKRRRSFFSYIKGKFSRSYDNIQDIDQNNVKNNKNESTKKLQHSIKSKSSKRKNTTADIPSSPINSETSLTHRKSKSVSDINEIMLSDADEIEIEIENENLNIKKYKTKKKKQTSGWEITDLTKNSTDENKIDTNKVNKTEENSPFINITEEISSSIEVSTPTGYRKLVETDVLQSSFSMSRPYNNLENCSIMSSINQSDSEMNSKSSIENTQWHSSIDDDQMLNQEKVDFKDSRVKYSNDTSKDMNHTDVSKKCSSLKINNSQNKNNNILPPKLPPLPPSVNRADHIAPIFQNNQEKQYILPEKISPNNILKPFINNEIDNSPTLLDLGLDLDNTSIPSFGSFEEKLNAIIIESDSNESSSQQFRMESNTTLHNTVHNNLDDNELINEIEEFSSSIHFDEEISKPSGLFVDTSMNSYHESDINSYYIDDSDTLSPKPYSKNIQSILNEKALLTPKENSTKEIITKLKKRNSPDLLLRPNAYLPNYRDSGRPISMSFKGLYHQSLLNSEKQVDTDSESIRSISKNVQNTSKTGAAQGKVFVRFSPEVTLHDTYSLAEYDRTPDVATCNELTPLSAQFIKIELNEFKNEMEIHEDSKCFTHFY; encoded by the coding sequence ATGATCCCAAAGCCttcaattataaatatttcagaATCTAAACTTGAGGATGTAGGCGATGCTTCTAATTTCTATTTAGATACTGATCCAACAATGCACCATCATGCGACTAACTTTAGAAATTCTATAGTATTTGATGATGAGTTCGAgattaaaaattacaagaacTCTGAGCTTGAATCAAAACTAATAGAAGAAACAATAACATCAGAAATGACTCCATCTCCATCTCTAAATAAATTGCTTGATATGTTGAATGATAAAACCAAATATGATCAAAAAACTTCTATTAAGATATTGAACAATGAAGATTTAACTACACAATCAACAGAAAATCAATTTCTATCACCAATTGACTCAAAGAATCAACTTTCAGATGagaatttatcaaaatctaTTACAGAAAAATCACCacaaaaagaattaaacaaatcatttgaaatagAAGAGCCACTGATAGAATCATTCCGAAACCCAAGCATCCAACCTGAAGAATCTATAAAACCCAACTTCCCGCCAAGAAAAACCTCTCAAATCAAATCAAGAACTAGGTCATCATCAACTGGTAACATCTTAACTTCTAATACCCATTCAGAATCTGctatcaatatcaaaagaaGGAGAAGTTTCTTTTCTTATATTAAGGGAAAATTTTCGAGGTCTTACGACAATATACAAGACATTGATCAAAATAATGTGAAGAATAATAAGAACGAATCTACAAAAAAGCTTCAGcattcaattaaatcaaaatcttcaaagagaaaaaatacCACCGCAGATATACCATCTAGTCCAATTAACAGTGAAACTTCTTTAACTCAtagaaaatcaaaaagCGTTTCCGatataaatgaaataatgCTTAGTGATGCTGATGAAATTGAGATTGagattgaaaatgaaaatttaaatattaaaaagtataaaaccaaaaagaagaaacaaACAAGTGGCTGGGAAATTACAGATTTAACTAAAAATTCTactgatgaaaataaaatagataCAAACAAGGTTAATAAGACTGAAGAAAATTCTCCATTTATAAACATTACAGAGGAGATTTCTTCCTCTATTGAGGTTTCAACTCCAACAGGCTACAGAAAATTAGTTGAAACTGATGTTCTTCAGTCTTCTTTTTCGATGTCTAGACCGTACaataatttggaaaattgtTCCATAATGTCATCAATTAATCAATCTGATTCAGAGATGAACTCTAAAAGTTCTATTGAGAATACACAATGGCATAGTTCAATCGACGATGATCAAATGTTGAATCAAGAGAAAGTGgattttaaagattcaaGAGTTAAATACAGCAATGATACTTCCAAAGATATGAACCATACTGATGTCTCTAAAAAGTGTTCTTCTCttaaaattaacaatagtcaaaataaaaataataatattcttccGCCTAAACTGCCCCCACTACCACCTTCTGTAAATAGAGCAGACCATATTGCACCtatatttcaaaacaatcaagaaaaacaatatattttacctgaaaaaatatcacctaataatattttaaagccATTTATCAACAATGAAATTGACAACTCTCCGACCTTATTAGACTTAGGTTTAGATTTAGATAACACCAGCATACCTTCTTTTGGatcatttgaagaaaaGTTAAATGCAATTATAATTGAATCAGATAGTAATGAAAGCTCCAGTCAACAATTTAGAATGGAAAGTAATACTACATTGCATAATACAGTAcataataatttggatgacaatgaattaataaatgaaatcGAAGAATTTTCCAGCTCTATTCATTTCGATGAAGAAATTTCCAAACCTTCAGGGCTATTTGTTGATACTTCAATGAATTCTTACCACGAGAGTGACATTAACTCATATTATATTGATGATAGCGATACATTATCCCCTAAACcttattcaaaaaatatacaatcAATACTAAATGAGAAGGCATTACTGACCCCTAAGGAAAATTcaacaaaagaaattattaccaaATTAAAGAAGAGAAATAGTCCAGACTTGTTATTAAGGCCTAATGCATACTTGCCAAATTATAGAGACTCTGGTAGACCTATTTCAATGTCGTTTAAAGGTTTATACCAtcaatcattattaaattctgaAAAACAAGTAGACACAGATTCAGAATCAATTAGAAGCATATCCAAAAATGTCCAAAATACATCTAAAACGGGGGCAGCTCAAGGCAAAGTATTTGTAAGGTTTTCTCCTGAGGTGACACTGCACGATACCTACAGCTTGGCAGAATATGATAGGACACCAGACGTAGCAACTTGCAATGAGTTGACGCCATTAAGTGCtcaatttataaaaattgagttgaatgaatttaaaaatgaaatggAAATTCATGAAGATTCTAAATGCTTCACCCATTTTTACTAG
- the CSL4 gene encoding exosome non-catalytic core subunit CSL4 (similar to Saccharomyces cerevisiae CSL4 (YNL232W); ancestral locus Anc_2.11), which yields MDKEFNIPKLTYPGQLICPQFDVREENNNQVIYNFVAGPGTKLLEYNYQGSLVPALISTLIGYTKVEEVTIDKPDSEGKEISNSSTASRATTPLNQSTISTLESDDRIIKNIRVSVFHKLRSKADFNENVDYDFTNNLPKEGSIVLGKVTRITLQRANLEILAVENNPVPIDSGIGSNGSGVIASGGGSGSAMYSVAQISSDYSEPFRGILRSQDVRATERDSVKMVDCYKPGDIVRAQVLSLGDGTNYYVTTARNDLGVVFAKAANGAGGLMYAIDWQHMVSLSTGNIEKRKCAKPF from the coding sequence ATGGATAAGGAGTTCAATATTCCAAAACTGACATACCCAGGACAGTTAATATGTCCACAATTTGATGTTCGCGAAGAGAATAACAATCAagtaatttataattttgtagCTGGTCCGGGcacaaaattattagagtACAATTATCAAGGTAGTTTAGTCCCAGCTTTAATTTCAACTCTTATTGGATATACTAAAGTAGAAGAAGTAACAATAGACAAACCAGATTCAGAAGGTAAAGAAATTAGCAATTCTAGTACTGCAAGTAGAGCTACAACTCCTTTAAATCAATCCACTATTTCAACATTAGAATCAGATGATagaattataaaaaatatacgaGTCTCTGTATTTCACAAATTACGTTCGAAAGCCGACTTCAATGAAAATGTCGATTATGATTTTACCAATAATCTGCCTAAAGAAGGAAGCATTGTTTTAGGAAAAGTTACTCGTATCACTCTTCAAAGAGCTAACTTAGAAATTTTAGCAGTCGAAAATAATCCAGTTCCAATTGATAGTGGTATAGGTAGCAATGGTTCTGGTGTTATCGCTAGTGGTGGCGGTTCCGGGTCTGCTATGTATTCTGTAGCTCAAATATCCTCCGACTATAGTGAGCCTTTCAGAGGCATATTAAGGTCTCAAGATGTTAGAGCTACCGAAAGAGATAGTGTTAAAATGGTTGACTGTTACAAACCTGGTGATATTGTAAGAGCCCAAGTTCTTTCTTTGGGTGATGGTACTAACTATTACGTAACTACTGCCAGAAATGATTTAGGTGTTGTATTTGCTAAAGCTGCCAATGGTGCTGGTGGTTTAATGTATGCTATTGATTGGCAACATATGGTATCTCTAAGCACAGgaaatatagaaaaaaggAAATGTGCTAAACCATTTTAG
- the PDR16 gene encoding phosphatidylinositol transporter (similar to Saccharomyces cerevisiae PDR16 (YNL231C); ancestral locus Anc_2.12), producing the protein MFRKLVGGGKKEEKIDSSKLIKIEIPLNDPPKDFKIPPEKELTDDQKQMYENVLAHFSTPDLEIPTEEKKHAENGKSSPLTVYEKAWLSRECILRYLRATKWKENDCIDRINLSLGWRRQFGISNLGEENGDKVTAKSVEIENETGKQVVLGYENDARPILYLKPGRQNTKTSHRQVEHLVFMLERVIDFMPPGQDSLALLIDFKDYPDVPKVQGNSAIPPLGVGKEVLNILQNHYPERLGKGLVTNIPWLAWTFLKLIYPFIDSMTREKLGFDEPLVNFVPKEQLDKLYGGYLDFTYKHETYWPTMLKMAKVKREHYFARFEKFGGTIGLSEYDLRGTSDKQKYPLKKASTKEKAKEKNKDKVKSVEASIEETKSQLASEARPELNGTSKELKESNSIIKSENIAKKSSNDSSKSKTIKSKNGFEEENEQQSEETSKFKLKSGTEETKVTTKEDTKIIDKKVVKTSIKGESKDDSKHKSKRESKLESKNVSKPEPKHESKHDLKHDLKHKIVKESKNGSKHDSRHSSKQKSSNDSKDEIKKKQKDDKHKDNLKEKSKEKPKNMISKDSKAESKKK; encoded by the coding sequence ATGTTTAGGAAATTAGTAGGTGGTGGTAAAAAAGAGGAAAAGATTGACTCAAGCAAACTTATAAAAATTGAGATTCCTCTTAATGATCCTCCAAAGGACTTTAAAATTCCTCCAGAGAAGGAATTGACAGATGACCAGAAACAAATGTATGAGAATGTCCTAGCACATTTTAGCACTCCTGATTTAGAGATTCCTACTGAAGAAAAGAAACATGCTGAAAATGGGAAATCATCTCCTTTAACAGTCTATGAAAAAGCTTGGCTTTCCAGGGAATGTATCTTGCGTTATCTGAGAGCTACAAAATGGAAAGAAAATGACTGTATTGatagaattaatttatctctAGGCTGGAGAAGACAATTCGGTATCAGTAACCTAGGTGAAGAAAATGGAGACAAAGTAACGGCTAAGTCAGTAGAGATCGAAAATGAAACTGGTAAACAGGTAGTACTTGGTTATGAAAATGATGCAAGACCTATTCTTTACTTGAAGCCAGGACGACAAAATACAAAGACGTCACACAGGCAAGTAGAACATTTAGTGTTTATGCTAGAGAGAGTTATTGACTTCATGCCACCAGGACAAGATTCTTTAGCTCTATTGATTGACTTTAAAGATTATCCAGATGTACCTAAAGTTCAAGGTAACAGCGCCATTCCTCCATTAGGGGTGGGTAAGGAagttttgaatattttacaaaatcaTTACCCTGAGAGATTGGGCAAAGGTTTAGTGACAAATATTCCATGGCTAGCATGgacatttttaaaattaatttaccCTTTTATTGACTCAATGACTCGTGAAAAATTGGGGTTTGATGAACCATTAGTGAACTTTGTACCAAAAGAACAATTAGATAAACTTTATGGTGGATACTTAGATTTTACTTATAAACACGAAACATACTGGCCAACTATGCTAAAAATGGCAAAAGTTAAAAGAGAGCACTATTTTGccagatttgaaaaatttggtgGTACTATTGGTTTAAGTGAATATGATTTAAGAGGTACATCTGATAAACAGAAGTATCCACTAAAAAAGGCATCTACTAAGGAAAAAGctaaagaaaagaataaagACAAAGTTAAATCTGTAGAAGCATCTATTGAAGAAACAAAAAGTCAATTGGCCTCTGAAGCCAGACCTGAACTGAATGGTACGTCAAAAGAGCTAAAAGAATCGAATTCTATTATAAAATCTGAAAACATAGCCAAAAAATCCTCTAATGACAGTTCAAAAAGCAAGACaataaaatctaaaaatggATTTGAAGAGGAAAATGAACAACAATCAGAAGAAACGTCCAAATTTAAGTTAAAATCTGGAACCGAGGAGACTAAAGTAACAACTAAAGAAGACactaaaattattgataaaaagGTGGTAAAGACAAGTATAAAGGGGGAATCCAAAGATGATTCTAAGCATAAATCTAAACGTGAATCAAAACTTGAATCAAAAAATGTATCGAAACCCGAGCCAAAGCATGAATCAAAACATGATTTAAAGCATGATTTAAAACACAAAATTGTTAAAGAATCAAAAAACGGATCGAAGCATGATTCAAGGCATTCTTCGAAACAAAAATCATCAAATGATtctaaagatgaaataaagaaaaaacaaaaggATGATAAGCataaagataatttaaaagaaaagtcCAAAGAAAAACCTAAGAATATGATATCAAAAGATTCTAAAGCagaatctaaaaaaaagtag